Proteins encoded together in one Lathyrus oleraceus cultivar Zhongwan6 chromosome 5, CAAS_Psat_ZW6_1.0, whole genome shotgun sequence window:
- the LOC127079244 gene encoding uncharacterized protein LOC127079244: MLNETTSPSSYSPLSLPYYILSSDNEPSDSQSPTLAQLQARALASQQPSQTEHEPEVTSPPPEQQNPPPSDQPQTPPPAKPNPPPEQPIPSPSEPQPNHQPEQTTPSPYDIPPPQTSASFMTPIQNPDDTNQTPPSSPASNSEPKTAFPILEEAITVFKESLVEKIKSLDAGIRIQARLAREVKEKAMNEAEEKALLEEEQRIREAEEKVAAEVVAVEAKAKAKAEAEEAVHITVEGAAKASADALTQGEKSTSGFPPLVLKTLEEL; encoded by the exons ATGTTGAACGAAACTACTTCACCATCCTCCTACTCACCTTTATCCCTACCATACTATATTCTTTCATCTGACAACGAACCTTCTGACTCCCAATCCCCCACTCTAGCTCAGCTTCAAGCtcgtgctctggcctctcaacaaCCATCACAAACTGAACatgaacctgaagtcacttccCCACCCCCTGAACAACAAAATCCACCTCCATCTGATCAACCTCAAACACCACCACCTGCAAAACCTAATCCACCTCCTGAACAACCAATACCCTCACcatctgaacctcaaccaaaTCATCAACCCGAACAAACAACACCATCTCCCTATGATATTCCCCCACCACAAACCTCTGCTTCCTTCATGACTCCTATTCAAAATCCAGATGACACCAACCAAACTCCACCATCCTCTCCAGCCTCTAACTCTGAACCAAAAACTGCCTTCCCCATATTAGAAGAAGCAATAACTGTTTTTAAAGAGTCTTTAGtggagaagatcaagtctct AGATGCTGGAATTAGGATACAGGCTCGCTTGGCCAGAGAGGTTAAGGAAAAGGCCATGAATGAAGCAGAAGAGAAAGCTCTCCTGGAAGAAGAGCAGAGgatcagagaagctgaagaaaaggtTGCTGCTGAAGTTGTTGCTGTTGAGGCTAAGGCAAAAGCAAAAGCTGAAGCGGAAGAAGCAGTACACATTACCGTAGAGGGAGCTGCCAAGGCAAGTGCTGATGCTTTGACTCAGGGGGAGAAATCTACCTCTGGTTTTCCCCCTCTGGTCTTAAAGACTCTGGAGGAACTGTAA